One region of Streptococcus parasanguinis genomic DNA includes:
- a CDS encoding MalY/PatB family protein, whose product MTKYDFTTLPNRLTHHTYKWKETETDPEIIPAWIADMDFNVIPEVREAVIGYADQMVYGYTYASDSLYQSILDWEKEEHGYSFDKEAVVFIEGVVPAISTAIQAFTKEGDAVLINTPVYPPFARSVKLNRRKLIENSLVEKDGLFQIDFDQLEKDIVEQEVKLYVLCNPHNPGGRVWDCEVLEKIGHLCQKHGVLLVSDEIHQDLALFGHRHTSFNTVDPSFKDFSLILTSATKTFNIAGTKNSYVVIENPKLRTAFKQRQLANNQHEISGLGYIATEAAYRHGKPWLTELKQVFEKHIDYVVDELHENTKIRVMKPQGTYLLWLDFSAYPYSDDELHAKIHDQAKLILNRGTDFGKEGNLHARLNVAAPFTLIEEITKRLVETFHK is encoded by the coding sequence ATGACCAAATATGATTTCACGACTTTACCGAATCGCTTGACCCACCATACCTACAAATGGAAAGAAACAGAGACCGATCCAGAAATCATTCCAGCTTGGATCGCGGACATGGATTTTAATGTCATTCCAGAAGTACGAGAAGCTGTTATCGGCTATGCAGACCAAATGGTCTATGGCTACACCTATGCATCGGATAGCCTCTACCAGTCTATCCTTGATTGGGAAAAAGAAGAGCATGGCTATTCCTTTGACAAGGAAGCTGTCGTCTTTATCGAAGGCGTTGTTCCAGCTATTTCAACAGCTATTCAAGCCTTCACCAAGGAAGGGGATGCTGTCTTAATCAATACACCGGTCTATCCTCCATTTGCCCGAAGTGTCAAACTCAATCGTCGAAAATTGATCGAAAATTCATTAGTTGAAAAGGATGGTCTTTTCCAAATTGATTTTGATCAGCTGGAAAAAGATATTGTGGAGCAAGAGGTTAAACTCTATGTTTTGTGTAATCCGCACAATCCTGGAGGCCGTGTATGGGATTGTGAAGTCTTGGAAAAAATCGGCCACCTTTGTCAAAAACATGGTGTCCTTCTCGTTTCAGATGAGATCCACCAAGATTTGGCCTTGTTTGGCCACCGTCATACCAGTTTTAACACGGTTGATCCAAGCTTTAAAGATTTCAGTTTGATCTTAACTAGTGCTACCAAGACTTTCAATATTGCAGGAACAAAAAATTCCTATGTGGTCATTGAAAATCCAAAACTTCGTACAGCTTTTAAACAACGGCAATTGGCTAATAATCAACATGAAATCTCAGGCTTAGGGTATATTGCTACAGAAGCGGCTTATCGTCATGGCAAGCCTTGGTTGACAGAGCTCAAGCAAGTCTTTGAAAAACACATTGACTATGTCGTAGATGAATTGCATGAAAACACTAAAATCCGTGTCATGAAGCCCCAAGGAACCTATCTTCTTTGGTTGGACTTTTCAGCCTATCCTTATAGCGATGATGAGCTGCATGCTAAAATCCATGACCAAGCCAAATTGATTTTGAACCGTGGAACAGATTTTGGAAAAGAAGGAAACTTGCATGCCCGCCTCAATGTGGCAGCTCCCTTCACCCTCATTGAAGAAATTACCAAACGTTTGGTGGAAACTTTTCACAAATAA
- a CDS encoding ABC transporter ATP-binding protein, with amino-acid sequence MALLEVKNLTKNFGGLTAVGDVTMELNEGELVGLIGPNGAGKTTLFNLLTGVYEPSEGTITLDGQLLNGKAPYKIAAGGLGRTFQNIRLFKDLSVLDNVLIAFANHHKPHVFASLFRLPSYYKNEEALKAKALELLAIFGLEKEADTLAKNLAYGQQRHLEIVRALATEPKILFLDEPAAGMNPQETAELTQLIRRIQKEFNITIMLIEHDMSLVMEVTERIYVLEYGRLIAHGTPDEIKNNKRVIEAYLGGEA; translated from the coding sequence ATGGCACTTCTTGAAGTAAAAAACTTAACAAAAAACTTTGGTGGTTTGACAGCCGTTGGGGATGTGACCATGGAACTCAATGAAGGAGAATTGGTTGGTTTGATCGGCCCCAACGGTGCCGGTAAAACAACCCTCTTCAACCTCCTAACAGGGGTATATGAACCAAGTGAAGGGACCATTACCTTAGATGGTCAGCTCCTAAATGGTAAAGCACCTTATAAAATCGCTGCAGGTGGTCTGGGACGTACTTTCCAAAATATTCGTCTCTTTAAAGATTTGAGCGTGTTGGACAATGTTTTGATTGCCTTTGCCAATCACCACAAACCACATGTCTTTGCGAGTCTTTTCCGCTTGCCAAGCTATTACAAGAATGAAGAAGCTTTGAAAGCGAAAGCTCTTGAATTGTTAGCCATTTTTGGTTTGGAAAAAGAAGCAGATACCTTGGCCAAAAACTTAGCTTACGGACAACAACGTCACTTGGAGATCGTTCGTGCCCTTGCTACAGAGCCAAAAATCCTCTTCTTGGATGAACCTGCTGCAGGGATGAACCCTCAAGAAACAGCAGAATTGACCCAATTGATCCGTCGCATTCAAAAAGAATTCAATATTACGATTATGCTGATCGAGCACGATATGAGTTTGGTCATGGAAGTAACGGAACGGATCTATGTATTGGAATATGGTCGCTTGATTGCTCATGGAACGCCAGATGAAATCAAGAACAACAAACGCGTAATCGAAGCCTATCTAGGAGGTGAAGCCTAA
- a CDS encoding ABC transporter ATP-binding protein, whose product MSMLKVENLSVHYGMIQAVRDVSFEVNEGEVVSLIGANGAGKTSILRTISGLVRPSAGKIEFLGQEIQKVPAQKIVAAGLSQVPEGRHVFPGLTVMENLEMGAFLKKDREENQANLKKVFSRFPRLEERKNQDAATLSGGEQQMLAMGRALMSTPKLLLLDEPSMGLAPIFIQEIFDIIQDIQKQGTTVLLIEQNANKALAIADRGYVLETGKVVLTGTGKELLASEEVRKAYLGG is encoded by the coding sequence ATGTCTATGTTAAAAGTTGAAAATCTTTCTGTACACTATGGCATGATCCAGGCTGTCCGTGATGTCAGTTTCGAGGTAAATGAAGGGGAAGTTGTTTCTCTTATCGGTGCTAACGGTGCTGGGAAAACATCTATTCTTCGTACCATTTCAGGTTTGGTGCGTCCAAGTGCTGGGAAAATCGAGTTTTTGGGTCAGGAGATTCAAAAGGTTCCTGCTCAAAAGATTGTAGCAGCAGGACTCTCTCAAGTTCCAGAAGGCCGCCACGTCTTTCCAGGCTTAACTGTTATGGAAAACTTGGAGATGGGAGCTTTCTTGAAGAAAGATCGAGAAGAAAACCAAGCTAACTTGAAGAAAGTCTTCTCCCGTTTCCCACGTTTGGAAGAACGGAAGAACCAAGATGCAGCAACCCTATCTGGTGGGGAACAACAAATGCTTGCAATGGGTCGTGCACTTATGTCGACGCCAAAACTCTTGCTTCTGGATGAACCTTCAATGGGATTGGCCCCAATCTTTATCCAAGAAATCTTTGATATCATCCAAGATATCCAAAAACAAGGGACAACTGTTCTCTTGATCGAGCAAAATGCCAACAAGGCTCTTGCCATCGCAGACCGCGGTTATGTTTTGGAAACAGGGAAAGTCGTTCTTACTGGAACAGGAAAAGAACTCTTAGCCTCAGAAGAAGTCCGCAAGGCTTACCTTGGTGGATAA
- a CDS encoding ABC transporter substrate-binding protein, with protein sequence MKKKFALSFLTIASVALLAACGEVSTSGSNTTGNEIGKELKVGFNFEKTGEVAAYGSAEQKGAQLAVDEINAKGGADGKKIVVTDKDNKSETAEAATVTTNLVTQSKVNALVGPATSGATAAAVANAGKAGVPLVTPSATQDDLTKGQDYLFRATFIDSFQGKIIAKYTTDNLKAKKVVLYYDNSSDYAKGIAEAFKKSYKGEIVATETFQSKDTDFQAALTKIKDKDFDAIVLPGYYTETGKIVNQARGMGIKQPIIGGDGFSDAKFVEQATPAAATDIYYVAGFSTEGEMTDKAKKFVEAYKAKYNEEPSMFAALAYDSVYMVAEASKGAKNSVELKDNLAKLKDLEGVTGTMSIDKNHNPVKSALMIGLKDGKVKSVESVKP encoded by the coding sequence ATGAAGAAAAAATTTGCTCTTTCATTTTTAACCATTGCAAGTGTCGCTCTTCTTGCTGCTTGTGGTGAAGTTTCTACTTCTGGTTCAAACACAACTGGTAACGAAATCGGCAAGGAACTAAAAGTCGGTTTTAACTTTGAAAAAACTGGTGAAGTAGCAGCCTACGGTAGCGCTGAACAAAAAGGTGCTCAATTGGCCGTTGATGAAATCAACGCTAAGGGTGGAGCTGATGGCAAAAAGATCGTTGTCACAGATAAAGATAACAAGTCTGAAACAGCTGAAGCAGCTACAGTCACTACAAACCTTGTCACTCAATCAAAAGTGAACGCTCTTGTTGGACCTGCAACTTCAGGTGCTACTGCAGCAGCCGTTGCCAATGCTGGTAAAGCAGGTGTGCCATTGGTTACACCATCTGCAACTCAAGATGATTTGACAAAAGGTCAAGATTACCTTTTCCGTGCAACCTTCATCGATAGCTTCCAAGGAAAAATCATTGCCAAATACACAACTGATAACTTGAAAGCGAAGAAAGTCGTTCTTTACTACGATAACTCATCTGACTATGCGAAAGGGATTGCTGAAGCCTTCAAGAAATCTTACAAAGGTGAAATCGTAGCAACTGAAACCTTCCAATCTAAGGATACAGACTTCCAAGCTGCCCTTACAAAAATCAAAGATAAAGACTTCGATGCGATTGTTCTTCCAGGTTACTACACAGAAACTGGTAAAATCGTAAACCAAGCGCGTGGTATGGGAATCAAACAACCAATCATTGGTGGTGATGGATTTAGCGATGCTAAGTTCGTTGAACAAGCAACACCTGCTGCAGCTACAGACATCTACTACGTAGCTGGATTCTCTACTGAAGGTGAAATGACTGATAAAGCCAAGAAATTCGTAGAAGCTTACAAAGCGAAATACAATGAAGAACCTTCAATGTTCGCAGCTTTGGCTTATGATTCAGTTTACATGGTTGCAGAAGCATCTAAAGGTGCTAAGAACTCTGTCGAATTGAAAGATAACCTTGCGAAGTTGAAAGACTTGGAAGGTGTGACTGGTACAATGTCAATTGACAAGAACCACAACCCGGTTAAATCAGCTCTTATGATTGGCTTGAAAGATGGTAAAGTCAAATCAGTTGAGTCTGTTAAACCATAA
- the mgtA gene encoding magnesium-translocating P-type ATPase, which yields MQTNKERLIAALQEPLESTFADYKTSALGLVDDQVEENRDIYGENVITKGQEDSMIKKIYESIINPFTVILLVIALVSFITNVWLAKPGEQDPTTSIIIVILVLISGGIRFIQELRSDKAASNLSRMIVNTATVLRDGSEQEIPINEIVVGDVIKLSAGDMIPADVVLIDSRDFFVQQSGLTGESDAVEKVCLRKADSQNLDSLLESESLAFMGTNVISGRATALVLVVGDETMMGAIEQTINTYDEPTSFEREMNTISWLLIRLMLVMVPVVFVINGLTDGDWLEAGVFALSVGVGLTPEMLPMIITASLAKGSIIMAKEKVVIKKLNAIQDLGAIDILCTDKTGTLTQDEIVLEYPLDIHGELDLSVLRRAYLNSYFQTGLKNLMDRAIINRTQKEAKKHEIVRDLDQTFHKIDELPFDFERRRMSVIVKDEDGVVSMVTKGALEEMLSVSNYVEYKGEIKRLTDEVRQEVLAEVAQLNEQGLRVLGVSYKTDLDENDIFSVEDERDMILTGYLAFLDPPKPSAAPAIKALAEYGVTTKILTGDNEKVTQAVCEKVGLDVERILLGSEIDTMTDQELAQVVETTTVFAKLSPDQKARIILCLKNNGHKVGYMGDGINDAPSMKVSDVGISVDTAVDIAKETADVILLDKDLMVLEKGLVEGRKVYANMTKYIKMTVSSNFGNIFSLLFASIFLPFLPMAPVHLIVLNLIYDLSCIALPFDNVDKEFLKKPRIWEANSIMRFMAWIGPISSVFDIITYMLLYFLVVPMILGHGYNHGAADAAAFIMVFQTGWFIESMWSQTMVIHMLRSPKLPFIQSRPAFSVVVTTLAAAFFVTSLPYSPLASILKLSQLNGLYFVLLFAIIVLYMLSVTVVKRIYIKKYKEWL from the coding sequence ATGCAAACAAATAAAGAAAGACTCATTGCTGCCCTTCAAGAACCACTTGAAAGCACCTTTGCCGACTACAAAACCAGTGCCCTTGGTTTAGTTGACGATCAAGTAGAAGAAAACCGCGATATTTATGGCGAAAATGTCATCACAAAAGGTCAAGAAGATTCCATGATCAAAAAGATCTATGAATCGATTATCAATCCTTTTACGGTGATTTTGTTGGTCATTGCGCTGGTTTCCTTCATCACTAATGTCTGGCTAGCAAAACCAGGTGAACAGGATCCAACGACCTCTATCATCATTGTGATCTTGGTCTTGATCTCAGGTGGGATCCGCTTCATTCAAGAATTGCGGAGTGATAAAGCTGCCAGCAACCTATCACGTATGATAGTCAATACAGCGACCGTTCTGCGTGATGGGTCGGAACAAGAAATTCCGATCAATGAAATCGTCGTAGGAGATGTGATCAAACTGAGTGCTGGCGACATGATCCCAGCAGATGTGGTCTTGATTGATTCCCGTGACTTCTTTGTCCAACAATCTGGTCTCACAGGGGAAAGTGATGCTGTTGAAAAGGTTTGTCTCAGAAAAGCCGACAGTCAGAATCTAGATAGTCTCTTGGAGAGTGAAAGCTTGGCCTTTATGGGAACCAATGTCATCTCCGGACGGGCGACAGCCTTGGTCTTGGTCGTGGGGGATGAAACCATGATGGGTGCTATTGAGCAAACCATCAACACCTATGACGAACCAACCTCATTTGAGAGAGAAATGAATACCATCTCTTGGCTCTTGATTCGGCTCATGTTAGTGATGGTGCCCGTTGTCTTTGTGATCAATGGTCTCACAGATGGTGACTGGTTAGAAGCGGGTGTCTTTGCCCTCAGCGTTGGGGTTGGTTTGACTCCGGAAATGCTGCCGATGATTATTACAGCGAGTCTTGCTAAAGGCTCCATCATCATGGCAAAAGAAAAAGTCGTTATCAAAAAACTCAATGCCATCCAAGACCTTGGGGCTATTGATATTTTGTGTACAGATAAGACAGGTACCTTGACTCAAGATGAAATCGTTTTGGAGTATCCGCTTGATATCCATGGCGAATTGGATCTATCAGTTCTTCGTCGGGCTTACTTGAATTCCTATTTCCAAACCGGGCTAAAAAATTTGATGGACCGAGCGATTATCAATCGGACCCAGAAAGAAGCCAAGAAACATGAAATCGTCCGCGATCTGGATCAAACCTTCCATAAGATTGATGAATTGCCCTTTGATTTTGAACGTCGTCGCATGAGTGTCATTGTCAAAGACGAAGACGGTGTGGTCAGCATGGTGACCAAGGGTGCCTTGGAAGAAATGCTTTCTGTATCGAATTATGTTGAGTACAAGGGGGAGATTAAACGCCTGACAGATGAAGTCCGTCAAGAGGTCCTCGCTGAAGTTGCTCAGTTAAATGAACAAGGTCTTCGTGTTTTGGGCGTCAGCTACAAAACCGACTTGGACGAAAATGACATCTTTAGTGTTGAAGATGAACGAGACATGATCCTAACCGGTTACCTTGCCTTTCTTGATCCACCAAAACCTTCTGCAGCTCCAGCAATCAAAGCTCTTGCAGAATATGGGGTAACCACCAAGATCTTAACTGGGGACAATGAAAAGGTCACCCAAGCTGTCTGTGAAAAAGTAGGACTAGATGTCGAGCGGATTCTTTTGGGAAGCGAAATCGATACGATGACTGACCAAGAGTTAGCACAAGTTGTGGAAACAACAACGGTCTTTGCCAAATTATCACCCGATCAAAAAGCGCGGATCATCCTCTGCCTCAAGAACAATGGCCACAAGGTGGGTTACATGGGAGATGGGATCAACGATGCTCCATCCATGAAGGTCTCAGACGTTGGGATCTCCGTGGATACCGCTGTGGATATCGCCAAGGAAACGGCAGATGTCATCCTTCTGGATAAGGACTTGATGGTCCTTGAAAAAGGTTTGGTTGAAGGTCGCAAGGTCTATGCCAATATGACCAAGTATATCAAGATGACGGTCTCTTCTAACTTCGGGAACATCTTTTCTCTGCTCTTTGCCAGTATCTTTTTGCCTTTTCTTCCAATGGCTCCCGTTCATTTGATTGTGCTCAATCTTATCTATGATCTTTCTTGTATCGCCCTTCCTTTTGACAATGTCGACAAGGAATTCCTCAAGAAACCTCGTATCTGGGAAGCAAACTCTATCATGCGCTTTATGGCCTGGATTGGTCCAATTTCATCAGTATTTGATATTATTACCTACATGCTTCTTTATTTCCTTGTTGTCCCAATGATTTTAGGTCATGGCTACAACCATGGAGCAGCAGATGCAGCAGCCTTTATCATGGTGTTCCAAACTGGATGGTTTATTGAATCTATGTGGTCTCAAACCATGGTTATTCATATGTTGCGTTCACCAAAACTTCCATTTATCCAAAGTCGTCCAGCCTTCTCAGTCGTGGTGACGACTCTAGCAGCAGCCTTCTTTGTAACCTCCCTTCCATATAGTCCTTTGGCTTCTATCTTGAAGTTGAGCCAACTAAATGGATTGTACTTTGTTCTATTGTTTGCTATTATCGTCCTCTATATGCTTAGTGTGACGGTTGTCAAACGTATCTATATTAAGAAGTACAAAGAATGGTTGTAA
- a CDS encoding ATP-dependent Clp protease proteolytic subunit, with amino-acid sequence MIPVVIEQTSRGERSYDIYSRLLKDRIIMVTGPVEDQMANSIIAQLLFLDAQDNTKDIYMYINTPGGSVSAGLAIVDTMNFIKSDVQTIVMGMAASMGTVIASSGAKGKRFMLPNAEYMIHQPMGGTGGGTQQTDMAIAAEHLLKTRNNLEKILAENSSQPIEKVHADAERDNWMSAQETLEYGFIDEIMANNKLG; translated from the coding sequence ATGATTCCAGTAGTTATTGAACAAACCAGCCGTGGAGAACGTTCTTACGATATTTATTCCCGTCTGTTGAAAGATCGGATTATCATGGTGACAGGTCCAGTTGAGGATCAAATGGCCAATTCGATTATTGCCCAATTGCTCTTCTTGGATGCTCAAGATAACACCAAAGATATCTATATGTATATCAATACCCCAGGAGGTTCTGTTTCAGCAGGTCTGGCTATCGTCGATACCATGAACTTTATCAAGTCAGATGTCCAAACCATTGTTATGGGGATGGCAGCTTCAATGGGGACTGTGATTGCGTCAAGTGGTGCGAAAGGCAAACGTTTCATGTTGCCAAATGCTGAGTACATGATCCACCAACCAATGGGGGGCACTGGTGGCGGTACCCAACAAACCGATATGGCGATCGCAGCAGAACATTTGCTCAAAACACGGAATAACTTGGAAAAAATCCTTGCGGAAAATTCAAGTCAACCGATCGAAAAAGTGCATGCAGATGCAGAACGTGATAATTGGATGAGTGCGCAAGAAACTCTTGAATATGGCTTTATTGATGAAATCATGGCCAATAATAAATTGGGTTAA
- a CDS encoding branched-chain amino acid ABC transporter permease — protein MKQNLKVNLVWLGLLVAGFALIQVLVAAGVLNLFYIQILEQIGINIILAVGLNLIVGFSGQFSLGHAGFMAIGAYSAAILGSKSPTYGAFFGAMVLGALIAGVVALIVGVPTLRLKGDYLAIATLGVSEIIRILIVNGGTLTNGAAGILGLPAFTTWQLVYLFVVITTIFTINFLRSPIGRSTLSVREDEIAAESVGINTTKVKVIAFVFGAITAAIAGSLQAGFIGSVVPKDYSFTNTINVLIIVVFGGLGSMSGTVVAAIVLGILNMVLQDFSSVRMIIYSLALILVMIFRPGGLLGTWEFSLKKLLSKKEAN, from the coding sequence ATGAAACAAAATTTAAAAGTGAATTTAGTCTGGCTTGGTCTTTTGGTCGCAGGTTTTGCCTTGATCCAAGTCTTGGTTGCAGCGGGTGTGCTCAACCTCTTCTATATCCAAATTTTAGAACAAATTGGAATTAATATTATCCTTGCAGTTGGCTTGAACCTCATTGTTGGTTTCTCAGGTCAATTCTCACTCGGCCATGCCGGATTTATGGCGATTGGTGCTTACTCTGCAGCCATTCTTGGTTCCAAATCACCAACCTATGGGGCTTTCTTTGGCGCGATGGTTTTAGGTGCTTTGATTGCTGGTGTCGTTGCCTTGATCGTTGGGGTTCCAACCCTTCGTTTGAAAGGGGACTATCTCGCGATTGCGACACTTGGGGTTTCTGAAATCATCCGGATCTTGATCGTTAATGGTGGTACTCTAACAAATGGTGCTGCTGGGATCCTTGGTTTGCCAGCCTTTACAACTTGGCAATTGGTTTACCTCTTTGTTGTCATTACAACGATCTTTACGATTAACTTCTTACGCAGTCCAATTGGACGCTCTACCCTTTCTGTTCGTGAAGATGAAATCGCGGCAGAATCTGTTGGGATCAATACGACCAAGGTCAAAGTCATCGCCTTTGTATTTGGTGCGATCACAGCGGCGATTGCTGGATCTCTCCAAGCCGGCTTTATCGGCTCTGTTGTCCCTAAAGATTACTCTTTCACCAATACTATTAATGTCTTGATCATTGTCGTATTTGGTGGTTTGGGATCCATGTCAGGAACAGTTGTGGCAGCCATCGTCTTGGGTATCTTGAACATGGTGCTTCAAGACTTCTCAAGTGTACGTATGATCATTTACTCATTGGCTTTGATTCTCGTGATGATCTTCCGTCCAGGTGGTCTTCTTGGAACATGGGAATTCAGCTTGAAAAAACTACTCTCAAAAAAGGAGGCTAACTAA
- a CDS encoding DUF2129 domain-containing protein: MFEKQERTGLIVKLYYNRDGKKLQSVGDVLYHSKKCRYVQLYVDSDKADQVMEDLKKERYVKKVLPCHLKDLDTDFVGSLQRLETPSVVTEV, from the coding sequence ATGTTTGAGAAACAAGAAAGAACAGGCTTGATTGTAAAATTGTATTACAATCGAGACGGGAAAAAATTACAATCTGTCGGAGATGTCTTGTACCATTCTAAGAAATGCCGTTATGTCCAATTGTATGTGGACAGCGACAAGGCCGATCAAGTCATGGAAGACTTAAAGAAAGAACGTTATGTCAAAAAGGTCTTGCCTTGCCATCTCAAAGATTTAGATACAGATTTTGTGGGGAGTTTGCAACGATTGGAGACCCCATCTGTGGTCACAGAAGTTTAG
- the upp gene encoding uracil phosphoribosyltransferase, whose protein sequence is MGKLEVITHPLIQHKLSILRRTDTSTKAFRELVDEIAMLMGYEVLRELPLEDVEIETPITKTVQKQIAGKKLAIVPILRAGIGMVDGLLSLVPAAKVGHIGMYRDEETLRPVEYLVKLPEDIDQRRIFVVDPMLATGGSAILAIDSLKKRGASHIKFVCLVAAPEGVKALQEAHPDVDIFTAALDDHLNDHGYIVPGLGDAGDRLFGTK, encoded by the coding sequence ATGGGAAAATTAGAAGTTATTACACATCCACTGATTCAACACAAATTATCTATTCTTCGTCGTACAGATACCTCTACGAAGGCCTTTCGTGAATTGGTAGATGAGATTGCTATGTTGATGGGTTACGAAGTCTTGCGCGAATTACCTCTTGAAGATGTAGAAATTGAAACACCGATTACCAAAACCGTTCAAAAACAAATTGCAGGGAAGAAATTGGCCATTGTTCCAATCCTTCGTGCAGGAATTGGGATGGTCGATGGGCTCTTGAGTTTGGTACCAGCTGCTAAGGTTGGCCATATCGGGATGTACCGTGATGAAGAAACCTTGAGACCAGTTGAATACTTGGTGAAATTGCCAGAAGATATTGATCAACGTCGTATCTTTGTAGTAGACCCGATGCTTGCTACGGGCGGATCCGCTATTCTAGCGATTGATTCCTTGAAAAAACGTGGCGCTAGCCATATCAAGTTTGTCTGCTTGGTGGCGGCACCAGAAGGGGTGAAAGCTCTTCAAGAAGCGCATCCAGATGTTGATATCTTTACAGCAGCTCTCGACGACCACTTGAATGATCATGGCTACATTGTTCCAGGTCTTGGAGATGCGGGTGACCGTTTGTTCGGTACTAAATAA
- a CDS encoding branched-chain amino acid ABC transporter permease, whose protein sequence is MLQQLVNGLILGSVYALLALGYTMVYGIIKLINFAHGDIYMVGAFMGYFLLNSWKVNFFVALLLAMVGTAILGVVIEYLAYRPLRHSTRIAALITAIGVSFLLEYGMVFFVGANTRSFPQVIKTVRYNFGPISISNIQLMILGVSVFLMVALQFIIQKTKMGKAMRAVSVDSDAAQLMGINVNRTISFTFALGSALAGAGGVLIGLYYNSIEPLMGMTPGIKAFVAAVLGGIGIIPGAALGGFVIGLLETFATAIGLSDFRDAIVYAILIVILLIRPAGILGKNVKEKV, encoded by the coding sequence ATGCTCCAGCAATTAGTGAACGGTCTAATCTTGGGAAGTGTCTATGCACTCTTGGCCCTTGGTTATACCATGGTGTATGGAATTATCAAATTGATCAACTTTGCCCATGGAGATATCTACATGGTAGGTGCCTTTATGGGATATTTCTTATTGAACTCGTGGAAAGTGAACTTCTTTGTAGCCTTGCTCCTAGCCATGGTTGGGACGGCTATTTTAGGGGTTGTAATTGAATACCTGGCTTATCGTCCGCTTCGTCATTCGACTCGGATTGCAGCCTTGATCACAGCCATCGGGGTTTCTTTCTTGCTAGAATATGGGATGGTCTTCTTCGTAGGGGCCAATACCCGTTCCTTCCCGCAAGTGATTAAAACGGTTCGTTACAACTTCGGTCCTATTTCAATCTCCAATATTCAGTTGATGATCTTGGGAGTGTCTGTTTTCTTGATGGTCGCTCTTCAATTTATTATTCAAAAGACAAAGATGGGGAAAGCCATGCGGGCTGTATCTGTCGATAGTGATGCTGCTCAATTGATGGGGATTAACGTAAACCGTACGATCAGTTTTACCTTTGCTTTGGGATCTGCCTTGGCAGGTGCTGGTGGTGTCTTGATTGGTTTGTATTACAACTCGATCGAGCCTCTGATGGGGATGACACCAGGGATCAAAGCATTTGTCGCAGCCGTTCTTGGAGGAATCGGAATCATTCCAGGTGCTGCCCTAGGTGGATTTGTTATCGGTTTGTTGGAAACCTTCGCTACAGCGATCGGTCTTTCAGACTTCCGTGATGCCATTGTGTATGCCATCTTGATTGTGATCTTGCTCATCCGTCCAGCAGGTATCCTCGGTAAAAATGTGAAAGAGAAGGTGTAA